One part of the Lycium ferocissimum isolate CSIRO_LF1 chromosome 8, AGI_CSIRO_Lferr_CH_V1, whole genome shotgun sequence genome encodes these proteins:
- the LOC132068845 gene encoding VIN3-like protein 1, which translates to MSEQFPKLSKKQLKTQEQKRVSSSTKDQASRKQVRKGENPLRILPATEQYADVKCSNSWICKNSACRATISIDDTFCKRCSCCICHLFDDNKDPSLWLECTSESGQGDSCGLTCHIECALQRGKVGVVDLGQLMQLDGSYCCASCGKVSGILGFWKKQLCVAKDARRVDVLCYRIYVSYRLLDGTSRFKELHEFIKEAKSKLETEVGPLNGVSLKMARGIVSRLSIASDVLSLCSIAIEKADEWLATKTSKLPSSSEGSLPAACKFLFEEVTSSSVVIVLIEVSSEDVKGYKLWYCKAREDTYTKEPVSVFPRAQRRILISNLQACTEYSFRIVSYTEASDVGHSEAKCFTKSVEIIQRKSNSVAGHKRKINQDTGGSSGSKEGGYYTGKDIEFDSGFKVRDLGKILRLAWAQQQGCLAGPASAKCCESCTVKPEPVQEERKPSTSRQLDLNVASVPDLNEELTPSSRDEDNGCTLEQTVEADDDATSHDNERRNGLARSHGSGDSQNWNQGKNGDVDSQMEGCPKRGASNNGDSDSTLINGSPIRIRTGGLDENFEYCVKIIRWLECQGLIDKEFRLKLLTWFSLRSTEQERRVVNTFIQTLIDDPSSLAGQLVDTFSEIVSSKRPRNGFCCKLWH; encoded by the exons ATGTCTGAGCAATTCCCAAAGTTGAGTAAGAAGCAGTTGAAGACTCAAGAGCAAAAAAGAGTATCTTCAAGTACCAAGGACCAAGCTTCTAGAAAGCAGGTCAGGAAAGGGGAAAACCCTCTCCGAATTCTACCAGCTACGGAGCAGTATGCAGATGTGAAATGTTCAAATTCATGGATCTGCAAAAATTCTGCATGCAGGGCAACTATTTCTATAGATGACACTTTTTGCAAGAGGTGCTCTTGTTGCATTTGCCACTTATTTGATGACAACAAGGATCCTAGTCTTTGGTTGGAGTGCACATCTGAATCTGGTCAGGGGGATTCGTGTGGCCTGACTTGCCACATTGAGTGTGCACTCCAACGTGGGAAGGTGGGAGTTGTTGATCTGGGACAACTGATGCAGCTAGATGGGAGCTATTGCTGTGCTTCTTGTGGTAAAGTCTCAGGAATTCTTGG GTTTTGGAAGAAACAGCTTTGTGTAGCTAAGGATGCTCGCCGTGTTGATGTCCTCTGCTACAGAATATACGTGAGTTACAGGCTACTGGATGGGACATCCAGATTTAAAGAACTCCATGAATTTATTAAAGAAGCCAAGTCTAAATTGGAGACGGAAGTTGGCCCACTGAATGGAGTATCATTGAAGATGGCTCGAGGTATTGTTAGCAGACTTTCTATTGCCAGCGATGTTCTGTCATTGTGCTCGATTGCCATAGAGAAAGCTGATGAATGGCTGGCAACAAAGACTAGCAAACTTCCTAGTTCCTCAG AGGGTTCACTTCCTGCAGCGTGCAAATTCCTTTTTGAGGAAGTGACGTCATCTTCAGTTGTGATTGTATTGATAGAAGTATCCTCTGAAGATGTTAAGGGCTACAAGCTCTGGTACTGCAAGGCCAGAGAGGACACTTATACAAAAGAACCTGTCTCTGTCTTTCCAAGAGCTCAGCGAAGGATTTTGATATCGAATTTGCAGGCTTGCACAGAGTATTCTTTTCGGATAGTTTCCTATACAGAGGCCAGTGATGTGGGACACTCTGAGGCAAAGTGTTTCACAAAGAGTGTTGAGATAATCCAGAGGAAGTCTAATTCAGTAGCAGGACACAAGAGGAAGATCAATCAGGATACTGGAGGAAGCTCTGGCTCCAAGGAAGGTGGCTACTACACTGGAAAAGACATTGAATTTGATTCTGGCTTCAAGGTGCGGGACCTTGGTAAAATTCTAAGACTTGCATGGGCTCAACAGCAAGGCTGTTTAGCTGGACCTGCATCTGCAAAATGCTGCGAGTCTTGTACTGTTAAGCCTGAACCTGTACAGGAAGAGAGGAAGCCATCTACTTCTCGCCAGCTTGACTTAAATGTTGCTTCAGTACCCGATTTAAATGAAGAGTTAACCCCCTCATCTAGAGATGAAGATAATGGCTGCACTTTAGAGCAGACTGTTGAAGCAGATGATGATGCCACCTCTCATGACAATGAGAGGAGGAATGGTCTTGCCCGATCACATGGTAGTGGAGATTCTCAAAACTGGAACCAGGGGAAGAATGGAGATGTTGATTCTCAGATGGAAGGTTGTCCGAAGAGAGGAGCTAGCAATAATGGTGACTCTGACAGCACCCTCATCAATGGTTCACCTATCCGAATTCGTACAGGGGGCTTGGATGAGAACTTTGAATATTGTGTCAAGATCATCCGCTGGCTGGAATGTCAGGGTCTGATTGACAAGGAATTCAGGTTAAAGTTGCTTACTTGGTTTAGCTTGAGATCAACGGAGCAGGAGCGTAGGGTGGTAAATACCTTCATTCAAACACTAATTGATGATCCAAGTAGCTTGGCTGGTCAATTGGTTGATACCTTTTCAGAAATAGTATCCAGCAAGAGGCCACGCAATGGTTTTTGTTGCAAGCTTTGGCATTAA
- the LOC132066555 gene encoding uncharacterized protein LOC132066555 encodes MLEALSKWIDSNEKKVEDYNSRVDQIPGAPPILTGPETKYIVRRPFPPSAAPKLIPKRFKMPDIPKYDGTMDPQEHITAYTCAITGNDLEDDEIESVMLKKFGETLTKGAMQWYCTLPQHSIPSFELLADAFVKAHAGARKVQARKADIFKIFQKDDERLREFVTRFQKERMLLPPIPDEWAAQAFTKGLNPRSSNASLKLKENLLEFGAITWADVHNRYESKIRVEDDQLGLPPGPINRIKNSDRPKRMAEMKFQPPRDRYHPYPQPERSTFRSDKGRSGPGFNTARSDRRSDRGSGSRGLQFRNSSVGGSDTGESPRLSEYNFNVDSAAIVAAIGRIEGVRWPRPLRTDPSQRDPNLICEYHGTHGHRTDDCKGLRDEVARLLKNGHLREFLSERAKNHFKNREPSKKNEPEQPQHVINMIIGGRNTPRSNDEEDKVLNHSRKENQGLCTGWIYLLQ; translated from the coding sequence ATGTTGGAGGCGCTGTCTAAATGGATCGACTCCAACGAAAAGAAGGTGGAAGACTATAATTCCCGAGTGGATCAGATTCCGGGTGCACCACCGATTCTGACCGGACCGGAAACCAAATATATTGTCCGAAGGCCTTTCCCACCGAGTGCGGCTCCAAAATTGATCCCAAAAAGGTTTAAGATGCCCGATATCCcaaaatatgacgggacaatgGATCCACAAGAACATATAACCGCCTACACCTGTGCCATAACGGGCAATGATCTggaagatgatgaaattgagTCGGTAATGCTAAAAAAGTTTGGTGAGACATTGACTAAGGGAGCCATGCAATGGTATTGCACGCTGCCCCAGCACTCTATTCCATCCTTCGAGCTGCTCGCAGATGCCTTCGTGAAGGCTCACGCCGGGGCCCGAAAAGTGCAGGCGAGAAAGGCCGACATATTTAAGATCTTCCAAAAGGACGACGAACGGCTCAGAGAGTTCGTGACAAgattccaaaaagaaaggatgttGCTTCCCCCGATTCCCGATGAGTGGGCGGCTCAGGCTTTCACGAAGGGACTTAATCCCCGAAGTTCCAATGCTTCCCTCAAGCTTAAAGAAAACCTATTGGAGTTCGGAGCTATTACTTGGGCAGATGTCCATAACAGGTATGAGTCCAAGATACGGGTGGAGGATGATCAGCTCGGGCTTCCACCAGGTCCGATTAATCGGATAAAAAATTCGGACAGACCAAAGAGGATGGCAGAAATGAAATTTCAACCACCAAGGGATAGATATCATCCATACCCTCAACCTGAAAGGTCCACCTTCAGATCGGATAAGGGAAGAAGTGGTCCCGGCTTTAATACAGCAAGAAGTGACAGACGAAGCGATCGCGGTTCGGGGAGCAGGGGTTTACAGTTCAGAAACAGCTCCGTTGGGGGGTCCGACACCGGTGAAAGTCCGAGGTTATCTGAATATAACTTCAATGTCGACTCGGCAGCCATTGTAGCCGCGATCGGTCGCATCGAAGGTGTGAGATGGCCAAGGCCATTACGAACAGACCCCTCACAACGGGATCCGAACCTGATATGCGAGTACCACGGTACTCACGGACACCGAACCGACGATTGTAAAGGGCTAAGGGATGAAGTGGCACGGCTACTAAAGAATGGTCATCTTCGAGAATTCCTGAGTGAGCGAGCAAAGAATCATTTCAAGAATCGGGAACCCAGCAAGAAGAACGAACCGGAGCAACCTCAACATGTGATCAACATGATCATTGGGGGTAGAAATACCCCGAGGTCCaatgatgaagaagacaaagtTCTCAATCACTCGAGAAAAGAGAACCAGGGACTATGTACCGGATGGATTTATCTCCTTCAGTGA